A single genomic interval of Celeribacter indicus harbors:
- a CDS encoding phosphoribosyltransferase, with protein sequence MPQTFDSRTDAGRQLAAALAPWAGKDPVVLALPRGGVPVAAEVARALHAPLDVVLVRKLGAPGHPELGIGAIVDGPEPQVVLNDSVMRQLRPSEAHVAAERERELAVIDRRRTLYRERAPPVPLRGRSVIVVDDGIATGGTMRAALRALAKEGVARRILAVPVAPAEVLADLEGETEEIVCLSTPEPFRAVGFHYRDFGQTPDEEVIALLRAAREDG encoded by the coding sequence ATGCCCCAGACCTTCGACAGCCGCACCGACGCCGGCCGCCAGCTCGCCGCGGCGCTGGCGCCCTGGGCGGGGAAGGATCCGGTGGTCCTCGCCCTGCCCCGCGGCGGCGTCCCGGTTGCGGCCGAAGTGGCCCGCGCGCTTCACGCCCCGCTCGATGTCGTGCTCGTGCGCAAGCTCGGCGCGCCGGGCCATCCGGAACTCGGCATCGGCGCAATCGTCGACGGGCCGGAGCCGCAGGTGGTGCTGAACGACAGCGTGATGCGCCAGCTCCGCCCGTCCGAGGCGCATGTCGCAGCGGAACGGGAGCGGGAGCTTGCGGTCATCGACCGCCGACGCACGCTCTACCGCGAGCGCGCGCCTCCGGTTCCCCTCCGCGGCCGCAGCGTGATCGTGGTGGACGACGGCATCGCCACCGGCGGCACCATGCGCGCGGCGCTCAGGGCGCTGGCGAAGGAAGGCGTCGCGCGCCGCATCCTCGCGGTACCGGTCGCGCCCGCGGAGGTTCTGGCCGATCTCGAAGGCGAGACCGAGGAGATCGTCTGCCTCTCCACGCCCGAACCGTTCCGCGCCGTGGGCTTCCACTACCGCGATTTCGGGCAGACCCCGGATGAGGAGGTGATCGCGCTGCTGCGGGCGGCGCGGGAGGACGGCTGA
- a CDS encoding erythromycin esterase family protein encodes MDDSTGRTVASERELIRDLREAAEPLPQVDDPAFARMFDRWADARVLLLGEASHGTAEFYRARAAITRHMIEHHGLRIVAVEADWPDAAAIDAHIRHRHTPSGEAPFQRFPTWMWRNTEIAALVGWMRDWNAGRAPEDRVAFRGLDLYSLTASIRAVLAYLEEVDPEAAAIARDRYGCLAPWADRPAAYGRAALHGHSTCEEAVVEQCRALLDRDRPDGDALLDATQNARLVAAAERYYRTMYRGGAAAWNLRDTHMFNTLCQLLEAGGPEAKAIVWAHNSHIGDARATDMGWRRDEVNIGQLCRERFGSGAQLIGFGTHGGTVAAASDWDAPMEVKRITPSRADSYERLCHETGHPRFLLETGSDAGLAEKLSEPRLERFIGVIYRPATEFQSHYAEAVLPEQFDGWVWFDETRALTPLGPEARHGPDDTWPFGL; translated from the coding sequence ATGGACGACAGCACCGGCAGGACGGTCGCGAGCGAGCGGGAGCTGATCCGCGACCTGCGCGAGGCCGCCGAACCGCTGCCCCAGGTCGACGACCCGGCCTTCGCCCGGATGTTCGACCGCTGGGCCGATGCGCGCGTCCTCCTGCTCGGAGAAGCGAGCCACGGCACCGCCGAATTCTACCGTGCCCGCGCGGCGATCACGCGGCACATGATCGAACACCACGGCCTGCGCATCGTCGCGGTCGAGGCGGACTGGCCCGATGCCGCCGCCATCGACGCCCATATCCGCCACCGGCACACACCATCCGGTGAGGCGCCGTTCCAACGCTTCCCCACCTGGATGTGGCGCAACACGGAGATCGCCGCGCTGGTCGGCTGGATGCGCGACTGGAACGCCGGGCGGGCGCCGGAGGATCGCGTCGCCTTCCGCGGGCTCGACCTCTACAGCCTGACCGCCTCGATCCGCGCCGTGCTGGCCTATCTCGAGGAGGTCGACCCCGAGGCGGCCGCAATCGCGCGCGACCGTTACGGCTGCCTCGCGCCCTGGGCCGACCGGCCCGCCGCCTATGGCCGCGCGGCCCTGCACGGCCATTCCACCTGCGAGGAGGCGGTGGTCGAACAGTGCCGCGCGCTTCTGGACCGCGACAGGCCGGACGGCGACGCCCTGCTCGACGCGACACAGAACGCACGGCTCGTCGCGGCGGCGGAACGGTATTACCGCACGATGTATCGCGGTGGCGCGGCGGCCTGGAACCTGCGCGACACGCATATGTTCAACACGCTGTGCCAGCTTCTCGAGGCGGGCGGGCCGGAGGCGAAGGCCATCGTCTGGGCACATAATTCCCATATCGGAGATGCGCGGGCGACCGACATGGGCTGGCGCCGGGACGAGGTGAATATCGGCCAGCTCTGCCGGGAACGCTTCGGGTCCGGGGCGCAGCTGATCGGCTTCGGCACCCATGGCGGCACGGTCGCCGCCGCCTCCGACTGGGACGCTCCGATGGAGGTGAAACGCATCACCCCCTCCCGCGCCGACAGCTACGAACGCCTTTGCCACGAGACCGGCCACCCGCGCTTCCTGCTCGAGACAGGAAGCGACGCGGGTCTTGCGGAGAAGCTGTCGGAGCCGCGGCTCGAACGCTTCATCGGCGTCATCTACCGGCCGGCCACGGAATTCCAGAGTCATTATGCCGAGGCCGTCCTGCCCGAGCAGTTCGACGGCTGGGTCTGGTTCGACGAGACGCGGGCGCTGACCCCGCTCGGCCCGGAGGCGCGGCACGGCCCCGACGACACCTGGCCCTTCGGCCTCTGA
- a CDS encoding YbhB/YbcL family Raf kinase inhibitor-like protein, translating to MPIPMSSARAGAALLTTALAGAALAQPQGEVGEYSDATISNSVLQPEPITVSDDSELASLIRVPEGFEVSVAARDLGNTRILAVHDSGTVYATRRSESDVIRLIDEDGDGRFEAHETVAARPGLHGIALDGDTAYLVTVTDVYTAPVNEDGSFGTLERIIDDLPEGGQHPNRMVAVGPDGMLYISVGSTCNACDETSPENATLLRAKPDGSSRSIFASGLRNTIGFGWDPSSGRLYGADHGTDWLGDEEQQEEFNLIEQGTKYGWPYVYDFSNFNPQDAPPEGISLEQWAAQSREPELGYTAHAAPMQMVFHSGTSFPEEYRGDAFIAMRGSWNRRPPSGYEVTRLDFQDGEPASWDHFAEGFLIETEAGGYGFLSRLAGIAEDRDGSLLLADDANGIIWRISYSGEAGAGETAETASVPNLVPDPRTDDLAMAKFDAGAGISVSSESFAAGEAIPFSHAAEGHDASPPLSWADAPEEAASFVLIAEDPDAAEPKPFVHWIVYDIPADTTSLAEGRPTAPVLPDPEGAKQGTNSRGQIGYHGPRPPREDGPHSYHFQIFALDVDQLGPEPGATREEVLSAMEGHVIAAGELTGSYERPAPEEAQGN from the coding sequence ATGCCCATCCCCATGTCTTCCGCCCGTGCGGGCGCCGCGTTGCTCACCACAGCCCTCGCAGGCGCCGCCCTCGCGCAGCCGCAAGGCGAGGTGGGCGAATATTCGGACGCGACGATCAGCAACTCGGTCCTTCAGCCCGAGCCGATCACCGTCTCCGACGACAGCGAACTCGCCTCCCTCATCCGGGTGCCCGAGGGGTTCGAGGTCTCCGTCGCCGCCCGCGATCTCGGCAACACCCGCATCCTTGCCGTCCATGACAGCGGGACCGTCTATGCCACGCGCAGGTCGGAAAGCGACGTGATCCGCCTGATCGACGAGGACGGCGACGGCCGGTTCGAGGCTCACGAGACGGTCGCCGCGCGACCGGGACTGCACGGGATCGCCCTCGACGGCGACACCGCCTATCTGGTCACCGTGACCGATGTCTACACGGCCCCGGTCAACGAGGACGGCAGTTTCGGCACGCTCGAGCGGATCATCGACGACCTGCCGGAGGGCGGGCAGCATCCCAACAGGATGGTGGCGGTCGGTCCCGACGGCATGCTCTATATCAGCGTCGGATCGACCTGCAACGCCTGCGACGAGACCAGCCCGGAAAACGCGACGCTCCTGCGCGCGAAGCCTGACGGCTCGAGCCGCAGCATCTTTGCCAGCGGCCTGCGCAACACCATCGGCTTCGGCTGGGATCCCTCGAGCGGCCGCCTCTACGGGGCGGATCACGGCACCGACTGGCTGGGCGACGAGGAACAGCAGGAGGAATTCAACCTCATCGAGCAGGGCACGAAATACGGCTGGCCCTATGTCTACGATTTCTCCAACTTCAATCCGCAGGACGCGCCGCCGGAGGGCATTTCGCTCGAACAATGGGCCGCGCAGAGCCGGGAGCCGGAGTTGGGATATACCGCCCATGCCGCGCCGATGCAGATGGTATTCCATTCCGGAACCTCCTTCCCCGAGGAATATCGCGGCGATGCCTTCATCGCGATGCGCGGCTCGTGGAACCGCCGCCCCCCGAGCGGTTACGAGGTGACGCGGCTCGATTTCCAGGACGGCGAACCGGCCTCCTGGGACCATTTCGCCGAAGGTTTCCTGATCGAGACCGAGGCGGGCGGCTACGGCTTCCTCTCCCGCTTGGCGGGCATTGCCGAGGACCGCGACGGATCGCTCCTGCTCGCGGATGACGCGAACGGGATCATCTGGCGCATCTCCTATTCCGGCGAGGCCGGAGCGGGCGAGACTGCCGAAACGGCCAGCGTCCCGAACCTCGTCCCGGATCCGCGCACCGACGATCTGGCCATGGCCAAATTCGACGCCGGGGCCGGGATCTCCGTCAGCTCGGAGAGTTTCGCGGCGGGTGAGGCCATCCCCTTCAGCCACGCCGCCGAAGGCCACGACGCCTCGCCGCCCCTGTCCTGGGCCGACGCGCCGGAGGAGGCGGCGTCCTTCGTGCTGATCGCCGAAGACCCGGATGCGGCGGAGCCGAAGCCCTTCGTCCACTGGATCGTCTACGACATTCCGGCAGACACCACCTCGCTTGCGGAGGGGCGGCCGACGGCGCCCGTCCTGCCCGACCCGGAGGGCGCGAAGCAGGGCACCAACAGCCGCGGGCAGATCGGCTATCACGGACCGCGCCCGCCACGGGAGGACGGGCCGCACAGCTATCATTTCCAGATCTTCGCCCTCGATGTCGATCAGCTCGGCCCCGAGCCGGGCGCGACGCGCGAGGAGGTGCTGTCCGCGATGGAGGGGCATGTCATCGCAGCAGGAGAGCTGACCGGCAGCTACGAACGCCCCGCCCCCGAAGAAGCGCAGGGCAACTGA
- a CDS encoding nitroreductase family protein codes for MTNKTLELLMKRRSQYALGKTLPLSADQAEALIKEAVRQSPSSYNSQSSRAVILFGAESEKVWTLIEAELRKIVPADAFASTEAKMKSFAAGAGTVLFYEDQEAVRTLQEQFPLYADAFPGFSSHSSGMAQLAVWTALAEEGIGASLQHYSPIADAALAEAFGVPAGWKLIAQMPFGSNEAGFQEKTFIDDDARFITLGK; via the coding sequence GTGACCAACAAAACACTCGAACTGCTGATGAAACGCCGATCCCAATATGCGCTTGGCAAGACGCTTCCGCTCTCCGCGGATCAGGCGGAGGCGCTGATCAAGGAGGCGGTCCGGCAATCTCCCTCCTCCTACAACTCCCAGAGCTCGCGCGCGGTGATCCTGTTCGGCGCGGAAAGCGAGAAGGTCTGGACGCTGATCGAGGCCGAACTGCGCAAGATCGTCCCGGCCGACGCCTTCGCCTCCACCGAAGCCAAGATGAAGAGCTTTGCCGCCGGTGCCGGCACGGTGCTGTTCTACGAGGACCAGGAGGCGGTGCGGACCCTTCAGGAGCAATTCCCTCTCTATGCCGACGCCTTTCCGGGGTTCTCCAGCCATTCCTCCGGCATGGCGCAACTCGCGGTCTGGACCGCGCTCGCCGAAGAGGGGATCGGCGCGAGCCTCCAGCATTACAGCCCCATCGCGGATGCGGCGCTCGCGGAGGCCTTCGGCGTTCCGGCTGGATGGAAGCTGATCGCGCAGATGCCCTTCGGATCGAACGAGGCGGGGTTCCAGGAAAAGACCTTCATCGACGACGACGCGCGGTTCATCACCCTCGGGAAATGA
- a CDS encoding FepA family TonB-dependent siderophore receptor yields MRIAGYAARSGTALGLLLSATLVPAVVAQESEEIMLDPIVITAEEQIKQALGVSQISAEDLESQPVTNDLSEVIRRMPGVNLTGNSASGQRGNQRQIDIRGMGPENVLILIDGKPVTSRNASRMGRQGERDTRGDSNWVPPELVERIEVIRGPAAARYGSGAAGGVVNIITKKPDEPTVSAGLHFDIPESELEGVTRRMNLLLAGPINDRLSYRLYGNYNKTGMDSADINDGDAAGSEGVTNRDIGGLLRWDINENHSLDFEFGYSEQWNAFAGETGFGSGVTSVISADNDGDGVEDTFYNVYGEKTNSSERKTLALTHRGSYAFGESHSFIQWENTLDSRLCPGLNGGGEGTLSFCVDRDGNGVRDDVAFIDTEYDAISAKTEWYLPGTVMGREASYTFGGEFRGEKIDQTVPEEVTDRDTRFEFRNSDYTSQKLYGIYAEANILASEQLTLTPALRYDYSDRFGDQLSPSLNATWEFDPEWSMKVGVAQAFKAPNLFQLNPDYYYNTRGRGCPAGYSGPCRIRGNDDLQAETSINKEIGFAYEGDNGINGSLTYFHNDYKDRIAADVVDGETDPDTGGSVFQWNNVPEAVVSGMEGNFYTPIGDDYAFNANVTYMIESKNKQTGNPLSLVPDYTINAAFDWQATDDLLVTLSATHYGRIPTITRSLSQNEEITDEDALTERDPYTLFNLAAKWDISEASYVTAGVTNLFDKQIKRTSEGSETFNEPGRGFYIGLQKSF; encoded by the coding sequence ATGCGAATAGCTGGATATGCCGCGCGGAGCGGCACGGCTCTCGGATTGCTGCTCTCGGCCACCCTCGTTCCCGCGGTCGTCGCACAGGAGAGCGAGGAAATCATGCTCGATCCGATCGTGATCACCGCCGAGGAGCAGATCAAGCAGGCGCTCGGCGTCTCGCAGATTTCCGCGGAAGATCTCGAAAGCCAGCCCGTCACCAACGATTTGTCCGAAGTCATCCGCCGGATGCCCGGCGTCAACCTCACGGGCAACAGCGCCTCGGGGCAGCGCGGCAACCAGCGCCAGATCGACATCCGCGGGATGGGGCCCGAGAACGTGCTCATCCTGATCGACGGCAAACCCGTGACCTCGCGCAACGCCTCGCGCATGGGGCGCCAGGGCGAGCGGGACACGCGCGGCGATTCCAACTGGGTTCCGCCGGAACTGGTCGAGCGGATCGAGGTCATTCGCGGCCCGGCGGCGGCGCGCTACGGTTCGGGCGCCGCCGGCGGTGTGGTGAACATCATCACCAAGAAGCCGGACGAGCCGACCGTGTCCGCGGGCCTGCATTTCGACATTCCCGAGAGCGAGCTCGAGGGCGTCACCCGGCGGATGAACCTTCTGCTCGCCGGGCCGATCAACGACAGGCTCAGCTATCGCCTCTATGGCAACTACAACAAGACGGGCATGGATTCCGCGGACATCAACGACGGGGACGCCGCCGGGTCCGAGGGCGTGACGAACCGCGACATCGGCGGCCTGCTGCGCTGGGATATCAACGAGAACCACAGTCTCGATTTCGAGTTCGGCTATTCGGAACAGTGGAACGCCTTTGCCGGCGAGACCGGCTTCGGCAGCGGCGTCACCAGCGTTATCTCCGCAGACAATGACGGGGACGGCGTAGAGGACACGTTCTATAACGTCTACGGCGAGAAGACGAACAGCAGCGAACGCAAGACGCTCGCCCTGACCCACCGGGGCAGCTATGCGTTCGGGGAATCGCACAGCTTCATCCAGTGGGAAAACACGCTCGACAGCCGCCTTTGTCCGGGCCTCAACGGCGGCGGGGAAGGGACGCTGAGCTTCTGCGTGGACCGGGACGGAAACGGGGTGAGAGACGATGTCGCCTTCATCGACACCGAATACGATGCGATCTCTGCCAAGACGGAATGGTATCTCCCCGGCACCGTGATGGGCCGGGAGGCGAGCTATACGTTCGGCGGGGAATTCCGGGGCGAGAAGATCGACCAGACCGTGCCGGAGGAGGTCACCGACCGTGACACGAGGTTCGAATTCCGCAACAGCGACTATACCTCGCAGAAGCTCTACGGCATCTATGCCGAGGCGAATATCCTCGCCTCCGAGCAGCTGACGCTGACACCGGCGCTCCGCTACGACTACAGCGACCGGTTCGGCGACCAGCTTTCCCCGAGCCTGAACGCGACCTGGGAGTTCGATCCCGAATGGTCGATGAAGGTCGGCGTCGCGCAGGCGTTCAAGGCGCCGAACCTCTTCCAGCTCAACCCGGACTACTACTACAATACGCGGGGCAGGGGCTGTCCCGCCGGCTATTCCGGCCCGTGCCGGATCCGCGGCAATGACGATCTCCAGGCGGAAACCAGCATCAACAAGGAAATCGGCTTCGCCTATGAGGGGGACAACGGCATCAACGGAAGCCTGACCTACTTCCACAACGACTACAAGGACCGCATCGCGGCCGATGTGGTGGACGGCGAAACGGACCCCGATACCGGCGGCTCGGTGTTCCAGTGGAACAACGTCCCGGAAGCCGTCGTGAGCGGCATGGAGGGCAATTTCTACACGCCGATCGGCGACGATTACGCCTTCAACGCGAATGTCACCTACATGATCGAGTCCAAGAACAAGCAGACCGGCAACCCGCTCAGCCTCGTGCCGGATTACACGATCAACGCGGCTTTCGACTGGCAGGCGACGGACGATCTTCTGGTGACCCTCTCCGCGACGCATTACGGGCGGATCCCGACCATCACGCGGTCGCTGAGCCAGAACGAGGAAATCACGGATGAGGACGCGCTGACCGAGCGGGATCCCTACACGCTCTTCAACCTCGCGGCCAAATGGGACATTTCCGAGGCCTCTTATGTCACAGCCGGGGTCACCAACCTGTTCGACAAGCAGATCAAGCGGACGAGCGAAGGGTCGGAGACCTTCAACGAGCCGGGCCGCGGATTCTATATCGGCCTTCAGAAATCCTTCTGA